The Streptomyces sp. NBC_00440 genome contains a region encoding:
- a CDS encoding VOC family protein, with protein sequence MVATISPTLLYDDAKAAIRLLKDAFGFTEVAVYEDESGAVAHAELAYGDGMVMLGTRGRKGVFAQAMAKGGPVGVYVVIEDTDAHHRRAVEHGVEILMPPTDQDYGSRDYLARDPEGNIWSFGTYAPEGAL encoded by the coding sequence ATGGTTGCCACCATCAGTCCGACGCTGCTGTACGACGACGCCAAGGCGGCCATCCGGCTGCTCAAGGACGCCTTCGGCTTCACCGAGGTCGCTGTCTACGAGGACGAGAGCGGCGCGGTCGCGCACGCCGAGCTGGCCTACGGCGACGGCATGGTGATGCTCGGCACCCGGGGCCGGAAAGGGGTCTTCGCCCAGGCGATGGCGAAGGGCGGTCCGGTGGGCGTCTACGTCGTCATCGAGGACACCGACGCCCACCACCGGCGGGCCGTGGAGCACGGGGTGGAGATCCTGATGCCGCCGACCGACCAGGACTACGGCTCCCGCGACTACCTGGCGCGCGACCCCGAGGGGAACATCTGGAGCTTCGGCACCTATGCGCCGGAAGGCGCGCTCTGA
- a CDS encoding inorganic phosphate transporter: MEHLTLLLGIVIITALVFDFTNGFHDTANAMATTISTGALKPKTAVAMSAVLNLVGAFLSVEVAKTISGGIINEQGITTEVIFAALVGAILWNLLTWLLGLPSSSSHALFGGLIGATLMSVGSSGVNGDVVITKVLLPAVAAPVVAGVAALLATRLTYRIGRRTDEKSTAKGYRAGQIASAGLVSLAHGTNDAQKTMGVITLALVTGNVIAPGSNPPLWVIVSAGTAIALGTYLGGWRIIKTMGKGLTELRPQQGFAAQTGAATVILASSHLGFSLSTTQVCSGAVMGAGVGRKGGVVRWSTATRMAVAWCLTLPAAAVVGAGAEYLTGRGPWGIGAVAVLLVAGSGVIWSLSRRQPVGQHSVTPDEPAASDEPAGVVTTAIAAVAPPPAGAVSDGLRTTIPAPGGAAPEPTRPATV; this comes from the coding sequence ATGGAACACTTGACCCTGCTCCTTGGGATCGTGATCATTACCGCTCTCGTGTTCGACTTCACGAACGGTTTCCACGACACGGCCAACGCGATGGCGACGACCATCTCGACCGGCGCTCTCAAACCGAAGACCGCGGTGGCCATGTCCGCCGTGCTCAACCTTGTCGGGGCATTCCTGTCCGTCGAGGTCGCCAAGACGATCTCCGGCGGGATCATCAATGAACAGGGCATCACCACAGAAGTGATCTTCGCGGCACTCGTCGGTGCCATCCTCTGGAATCTGCTGACCTGGCTGCTCGGCCTGCCGTCCAGTTCCTCCCACGCACTCTTCGGCGGGCTCATCGGAGCCACGCTGATGTCGGTCGGCTCGTCGGGTGTCAACGGCGATGTCGTCATCACCAAGGTCCTGCTCCCCGCGGTCGCCGCGCCGGTCGTCGCCGGTGTCGCCGCGCTGCTGGCCACCAGGCTGACGTACCGGATCGGGCGCCGTACGGACGAGAAGTCCACCGCCAAGGGCTACCGGGCCGGCCAGATCGCCTCCGCCGGCCTGGTCTCGCTCGCTCACGGCACCAACGACGCGCAGAAGACCATGGGTGTCATCACCCTCGCCCTGGTCACCGGCAACGTCATCGCCCCCGGTTCGAACCCGCCCCTGTGGGTCATCGTCTCCGCGGGCACCGCCATCGCACTCGGTACGTACCTGGGCGGCTGGCGCATCATCAAGACCATGGGCAAGGGGCTCACCGAGCTCAGGCCGCAGCAGGGCTTCGCCGCCCAGACCGGTGCCGCGACCGTGATCCTGGCCTCCTCGCACCTCGGCTTCTCGCTCTCCACCACGCAGGTCTGCTCGGGGGCCGTGATGGGCGCGGGCGTCGGCCGCAAGGGCGGGGTGGTCCGCTGGTCCACCGCGACCCGGATGGCCGTCGCCTGGTGTCTGACCCTGCCCGCCGCCGCGGTCGTCGGCGCGGGCGCCGAGTATCTGACCGGCCGCGGCCCCTGGGGCATCGGCGCCGTCGCCGTCCTGCTGGTCGCGGGCTCCGGTGTCATCTGGTCGCTCTCCCGCCGCCAACCGGTCGGCCAGCACAGCGTCACCCCCGACGAACCCGCCGCGTCCGACGAGCCCGCCGGGGTGGTGACCACCGCCATCGCGGCTGTCGCCCCGCCGCCGGCCGGAGCGGTCTCCGACGGTCTCCGGACCACCATCCCCGCACCGGGCGGCGCCGCACCGGAGCCCACCCGGCCCGCCACGGTCTGA
- a CDS encoding class II aldolase/adducin family protein yields the protein MAGADVTGETAVAPEETDPLARAWHELVATARRTASEGLVVGTSGNVSVRCGDLVLVTPSGVPYEKLGPGDTVAVDLDGHQVLGELKPTSELPLHLAVHRATTATAVVHTHAVYATAVSTLVPELPAVHYMAAALGGPVRVAPYALYGSDELAANMLTALTDRSGCLLQNHGTVTYGSSLDQAYDRTAQLEWMCRLWLTASALPGRTPSLLSPGQLAEATEKLRGYGQPG from the coding sequence GTGGCAGGGGCAGATGTGACGGGGGAGACAGCAGTGGCACCGGAGGAGACCGATCCGCTTGCGAGGGCCTGGCACGAACTCGTCGCCACCGCCCGCAGGACCGCGTCCGAGGGGCTGGTCGTCGGCACATCGGGCAATGTCTCCGTACGCTGCGGCGACCTCGTCCTGGTCACCCCCAGCGGAGTGCCGTACGAGAAGCTCGGCCCCGGCGACACCGTCGCCGTCGACCTGGACGGCCACCAGGTGCTCGGCGAGCTGAAACCGACCAGCGAACTGCCCCTGCACCTGGCCGTCCACCGCGCCACCACCGCCACCGCCGTGGTCCACACCCACGCGGTGTACGCGACGGCGGTCTCCACCCTGGTCCCGGAGCTGCCCGCGGTCCACTACATGGCCGCCGCGCTGGGCGGCCCGGTGCGCGTCGCCCCGTACGCGCTCTACGGAAGCGACGAGCTGGCCGCGAACATGCTCACCGCTCTCACGGACCGCTCCGGCTGCCTCCTGCAGAACCACGGCACAGTCACCTACGGCAGCTCGCTCGACCAGGCCTACGACCGCACCGCCCAGCTGGAGTGGATGTGCCGCCTCTGGCTCACCGCGTCCGCGCTGCCCGGCCGCACCCCCTCCCTGCTGTCGCCCGGACAACTGGCCGAGGCCACCGAGAAGCTGCGGGGGTACGGCCAGCCCGGCTGA
- a CDS encoding ZIP family metal transporter, whose translation MAVFVALGAFLMTLVGGWTAQRVTDKRHLVLGLAGGLMLGVVGLDLLPEALRAAGGEIFGVPAALLLFVGGFLVAHLVERLLAVRQAAHGAAEERVPQVGLTAAAAMVGHSLMDGVAIGAAFQVGDGMGAAVAIAVVTHDFADGFNTYTLTSLYGNARRKAIAMLVADALAPVVGAASTLLFTLPEQPLGCYLGFFGGVLLYLAAAEILPEAHHEHPARSTLLCTVAGVAFIWLVVGIAG comes from the coding sequence ATGGCGGTCTTCGTCGCGCTCGGCGCGTTCCTGATGACGCTGGTCGGTGGCTGGACGGCTCAGCGGGTCACCGACAAGCGCCATCTCGTGCTGGGTCTGGCCGGCGGACTGATGCTCGGCGTGGTCGGGCTCGACCTGCTGCCCGAGGCGCTGCGCGCGGCGGGCGGCGAGATCTTCGGTGTGCCCGCCGCGCTGCTGCTGTTCGTCGGCGGGTTCCTCGTCGCCCACCTGGTGGAGCGGCTGCTCGCGGTACGCCAGGCGGCGCACGGGGCGGCGGAGGAGCGGGTGCCCCAGGTCGGGCTGACGGCGGCGGCAGCGATGGTCGGCCACAGCCTGATGGACGGTGTCGCGATCGGCGCCGCCTTCCAGGTGGGCGACGGGATGGGCGCCGCCGTGGCCATCGCGGTGGTCACCCACGACTTCGCGGACGGCTTCAACACGTACACCCTGACCAGCCTGTACGGGAACGCACGCCGCAAGGCGATCGCCATGCTGGTCGCCGACGCGCTGGCGCCCGTGGTGGGTGCGGCGTCGACCCTGCTGTTCACCCTTCCGGAGCAGCCGCTCGGCTGCTATCTCGGCTTCTTCGGCGGTGTTCTGCTCTATCTCGCCGCCGCCGAGATCCTTCCCGAGGCCCACCACGAACACCCGGCCCGCTCCACGCTGCTGTGCACCGTGGCGGGGGTGGCGTTCATCTGGCTCGTGGTGGGCATCGCGGGCTGA
- the cobO gene encoding cob(I)yrinic acid a,c-diamide adenosyltransferase, which yields MPQGQPTTVPEDGLTTRQRRNRPLTMVHTGIGKGKSTAAFGLALRGWNQGWPIGVFQFVKSAKWKVGEERALKVLGESGEGGTVAWHKMGEGWSWVQRDIESSEEAAREGWEQVKRDLAAESYRLVVLDEFAYPMHWGWVDTDEVVSVLRDRPGTQHVVITGRNAPQPLLDFADLVTDMSKVKHPMDAGQKGQRGIEW from the coding sequence ATGCCGCAGGGACAGCCGACCACCGTGCCCGAGGACGGGCTCACCACTCGCCAGCGCCGCAACCGGCCGCTGACGATGGTGCACACCGGCATCGGGAAGGGGAAGTCGACCGCGGCCTTCGGGCTCGCGCTGCGCGGCTGGAATCAGGGCTGGCCCATCGGGGTGTTCCAGTTCGTGAAGTCCGCCAAGTGGAAGGTCGGCGAGGAGCGGGCCCTGAAGGTGCTCGGGGAGAGCGGTGAGGGCGGGACGGTCGCCTGGCACAAGATGGGCGAGGGCTGGTCCTGGGTCCAGCGGGACATCGAGTCGAGCGAGGAAGCCGCCCGGGAGGGCTGGGAGCAGGTCAAGCGCGATCTGGCGGCGGAGAGCTACCGGCTGGTCGTGCTGGACGAGTTCGCGTACCCGATGCACTGGGGGTGGGTGGACACCGATGAGGTGGTCTCGGTGCTGCGGGACCGGCCCGGCACCCAGCATGTGGTGATCACCGGGCGGAACGCGCCGCAGCCGCTGCTCGACTTCGCCGACCTGGTGACCGACATGTCCAAGGTCAAGCATCCGATGGACGCGGGGCAGAAGGGGCAGAGGGGCATCGAGTGGTAG
- a CDS encoding alpha/beta hydrolase family protein, giving the protein MRPATATATAVTTLIGVGAAAAAAGRLAADAALKAPHGRALPAEPRLSVHATAPGRVTLTRCLASLRPGVYGLEGPGVHAVVGPVIDGGSATADTVVRRLDRVTYGTLAPGTKARLTPQVYVGDPRSALGIDHADVDIPAELGACPAWFVPGPRPTWVITVHGLGTGREQPMNVLGFLHRQQFAVLDISYRGDTGAPANPDGLGHLGASEWRDLDAAIRYAVRYGAERVVLHGWSTGAAMALHAAVGSGMRDRISGLILDSPVLDWEATLGALAAARRTPAFLLPLAVRAAQGRTGTNGDRLRAAADPRLLTVPTLVFHGPDDRVASWRRSVEFAAGKPSLVDLRTVTGAPHGAMWNADPDGYEEAMRRFLTPLM; this is encoded by the coding sequence GTGCGCCCGGCAACCGCGACGGCAACGGCCGTCACCACTCTGATCGGCGTCGGCGCGGCCGCGGCAGCGGCCGGCCGGCTCGCCGCCGACGCCGCGCTCAAGGCGCCGCACGGCCGGGCCCTGCCCGCCGAACCCCGGCTCTCCGTACACGCCACGGCCCCCGGCCGGGTCACCCTCACCCGGTGCCTGGCCTCGCTGCGCCCCGGTGTGTACGGGCTGGAGGGCCCGGGTGTCCACGCGGTCGTCGGGCCGGTGATCGACGGCGGTTCCGCGACCGCCGACACCGTCGTGCGCCGTCTCGACCGGGTCACCTACGGCACGCTCGCCCCCGGCACCAAGGCCCGGCTCACCCCCCAGGTGTACGTGGGCGACCCGCGCTCCGCGCTCGGCATCGACCACGCCGACGTGGACATCCCCGCTGAACTCGGCGCCTGCCCGGCCTGGTTCGTGCCCGGCCCCCGTCCCACCTGGGTGATCACGGTGCACGGCCTGGGGACCGGCAGGGAGCAGCCCATGAACGTCCTGGGCTTCCTGCACCGCCAGCAGTTCGCGGTCCTCGACATCTCCTACCGGGGGGACACCGGCGCCCCCGCGAACCCGGACGGTCTGGGACATCTCGGCGCGTCCGAGTGGCGCGACCTGGACGCGGCCATCCGCTACGCCGTCCGCTACGGCGCGGAGCGCGTCGTCCTGCACGGCTGGTCCACCGGCGCCGCCATGGCCCTGCACGCCGCGGTGGGCTCGGGGATGCGCGACCGCATCAGCGGCCTGATCCTCGACTCCCCGGTCCTCGACTGGGAGGCCACCCTCGGCGCGCTGGCCGCCGCCCGGCGCACCCCCGCCTTCCTGCTGCCGCTCGCGGTACGGGCGGCCCAGGGGCGTACCGGCACCAACGGCGACCGGCTGCGCGCCGCCGCCGACCCCCGGCTGCTGACCGTGCCCACGCTGGTCTTCCACGGCCCCGACGACCGGGTGGCCTCCTGGCGGCGCTCCGTCGAATTCGCCGCGGGCAAGCCGTCGTTGGTGGACCTGCGGACCGTGACCGGCGCCCCGCACGGCGCCATGTGGAACGCGGATCCCGACGGCTACGAAGAGGCCATGCGGCGCTTCCTGACCCCGCTGATGTAG
- a CDS encoding putative cobaltochelatase, with protein sequence MSTPYPFTAVVGMDDLRLGLLLNAVSPAVGGVLVRGEKGTAKSTAVRALSALLPGVPVVSGCRFSCDPGAPDPACPDGPHEATDGVSRDARMVELPVGASEDRLVGALDIERALADGVKAFEPGLLADAHRGILYVDEVNLLHDHLVDLLLDAAAMGASYVEREGVSVRHAARFLLVGTMNPEEGELRPQLLDRFGLTVEVAASRDPDQRVEVVRRRLAYDDDPAGFAARWADEESELRARIVAARALLPSVRLGDPALRQIAATCAAFEVDGMRADIVMARTATALAAWAGRPDVTADDVRQAALLALPHRRRRNPFDAPGLDEDKLDDTLRESAGDGDGHDGGDDDPGPDGPDGGGGGGLPPQRDGDGGPGDTPRQQEPAADGSDTPAQQQPGESAPAAPGGGGEQAAAKAAEPFRTRMLSVPGLGDGAAGRRSRARTEHGRTTGSRRPQGALTKLHLAATVQAAAPHQRARGRSGRGLVVRRDDLRQATREGREGNLVLFVVDASGSMAARRRMSAVKGAVLSLLLDAYQRRDKVGLVTFRGKDAEIALPPTSSVDAAAARLDTLPTGGRTPVAAGLLKAHEVLRVERMRDPSRRPLLVVVTDGRATGGPDPVALAARAARLHEAEGVASVVVDCETGPVRLGLAGELAQRLGGTAVTLDELRAESIAGLVKDVQSTSSRKAA encoded by the coding sequence GTGAGCACGCCCTATCCGTTCACCGCTGTCGTGGGCATGGATGACCTGCGCCTCGGGCTGCTGCTCAACGCGGTCAGCCCGGCTGTCGGCGGCGTACTCGTGCGCGGCGAGAAGGGGACCGCGAAGAGCACGGCGGTGCGGGCCCTGTCCGCGCTGCTGCCCGGGGTCCCGGTGGTCTCCGGATGCCGCTTCTCGTGCGACCCCGGCGCACCCGACCCGGCGTGTCCTGACGGTCCGCACGAGGCCACCGACGGCGTGTCGCGCGACGCGCGCATGGTCGAACTGCCCGTCGGCGCCTCGGAGGACCGGCTGGTCGGCGCGCTGGACATCGAGCGCGCGCTGGCCGACGGCGTGAAGGCGTTCGAGCCGGGGCTGCTCGCCGACGCGCACCGCGGGATCCTGTACGTCGACGAAGTCAACCTGCTGCACGACCACTTGGTGGACCTGCTGCTCGACGCCGCCGCCATGGGCGCCTCGTACGTGGAGCGCGAGGGCGTCTCCGTACGGCACGCCGCGCGGTTCCTGCTCGTCGGGACGATGAACCCCGAAGAGGGCGAACTGCGGCCGCAGTTGCTGGACCGTTTCGGGCTGACCGTCGAGGTCGCCGCGTCGCGCGACCCGGACCAGCGGGTCGAGGTGGTGCGCAGGAGGCTCGCGTACGACGACGACCCTGCCGGGTTCGCCGCCCGCTGGGCGGACGAGGAGAGCGAGCTGCGGGCGCGCATCGTGGCCGCGCGGGCGCTGCTGCCCTCCGTGCGTCTCGGCGATCCGGCGCTGCGGCAGATCGCCGCGACCTGCGCCGCGTTCGAGGTGGACGGGATGCGCGCGGACATCGTGATGGCGCGCACCGCGACCGCGCTGGCCGCCTGGGCGGGACGTCCGGATGTGACGGCCGACGACGTACGGCAGGCCGCGCTGCTCGCGCTGCCGCACCGCCGCAGGCGCAACCCGTTCGACGCGCCGGGGCTCGACGAGGACAAGCTCGACGACACGCTGAGGGAGTCCGCCGGGGACGGCGACGGACACGACGGCGGCGATGACGATCCCGGACCGGACGGGCCCGACGGCGGTGGCGGTGGCGGGCTGCCGCCGCAGCGCGACGGGGACGGCGGACCGGGCGACACGCCGCGGCAGCAGGAGCCCGCGGCCGACGGGTCCGACACGCCCGCACAGCAGCAGCCCGGCGAGAGCGCACCCGCCGCGCCGGGCGGGGGCGGGGAGCAGGCGGCGGCGAAGGCGGCCGAACCGTTCCGTACCCGGATGCTGAGCGTGCCGGGGCTCGGCGACGGCGCCGCGGGGCGCCGCTCCCGGGCCAGGACCGAGCACGGCCGCACCACCGGTTCGCGCCGGCCGCAGGGTGCGCTCACCAAGCTGCATCTGGCGGCGACGGTCCAGGCCGCGGCGCCGCACCAGCGGGCGCGCGGGCGCTCCGGCCGCGGTCTCGTGGTCCGCAGGGACGATCTGCGGCAGGCCACCCGGGAGGGGCGCGAGGGCAATCTGGTGCTCTTCGTGGTGGACGCCTCCGGGTCGATGGCGGCCAGGCGGCGGATGAGCGCGGTGAAGGGCGCCGTGCTCTCGCTGCTGCTCGACGCGTACCAGCGGCGGGACAAGGTGGGTCTGGTGACCTTCCGCGGGAAGGACGCGGAGATCGCGCTGCCGCCGACCTCGTCGGTGGACGCCGCCGCGGCCCGGCTCGACACACTGCCGACCGGCGGGCGTACCCCGGTCGCCGCCGGGCTGCTGAAAGCCCATGAGGTGCTGCGGGTCGAGCGGATGCGGGACCCGTCGCGCCGGCCGCTGCTGGTGGTCGTCACCGACGGCCGGGCCACCGGCGGCCCCGATCCGGTCGCGCTGGCCGCGCGCGCGGCCCGGCTGCACGAGGCGGAGGGCGTCGCGTCGGTCGTCGTGGACTGCGAGACGGGTCCGGTCAGGCTGGGGCTCGCCGGAGAGCTGGCGCAGCGGCTCGGCGGCACCGCGGTGACGCTGGACGAACTGCGGGCCGAGAGCATCGCGGGGCTGGTCAAGGACGTACAGAGCACTTCATCCAGGAAGGCAGCGTAA
- a CDS encoding cobalamin biosynthesis protein, with product MRGERVFVYGATTGLLADLIFADPRRGHPVAAFGRAAAAVERRLWRDHRGWGALHTMVCAGGAVGAAVLAGRAVRGRPAAGVALTAAATWAVVGGTSLGREARAVGDALAAGDVEAARERLPHLCGRDPQALDAQQIARAVVESVAENTSDAVVGALVWGALAGVPGLVGFRAVNTLDAMVGHRSPRYLRYGWASARLDDLAGRPGARLTAVLAVLAGGDPRGAVRAWRSDAGRHPSPNAGPVEASFAGALGVRLGGTLAYAGRVEHRAVLNGGGRPVAVGDIERAVRLSRRVSLLALATALVVRKVRG from the coding sequence ATGCGTGGAGAGCGTGTCTTCGTGTACGGCGCCACCACGGGCCTCCTGGCAGACCTCATCTTCGCCGACCCCCGGCGCGGGCACCCCGTCGCCGCCTTCGGGCGGGCCGCCGCCGCCGTGGAGCGCCGGCTCTGGCGTGACCACCGCGGGTGGGGCGCGCTGCACACCATGGTCTGCGCCGGGGGCGCGGTGGGCGCCGCCGTGCTGGCCGGGCGTGCCGTACGCGGCCGTCCCGCCGCGGGCGTCGCACTGACCGCCGCCGCCACCTGGGCCGTCGTCGGCGGCACCTCGCTGGGGCGTGAGGCCCGCGCGGTGGGCGACGCGCTGGCGGCAGGTGATGTCGAGGCGGCCAGGGAGCGGCTGCCGCATCTGTGCGGACGCGATCCGCAGGCGCTCGACGCGCAGCAGATCGCGCGGGCCGTCGTGGAGTCCGTGGCCGAGAACACCTCCGACGCGGTGGTGGGCGCGCTGGTCTGGGGCGCCCTGGCCGGGGTGCCGGGGCTCGTCGGGTTCCGGGCGGTGAACACCCTGGACGCGATGGTGGGCCACCGGTCGCCCCGGTATCTGCGGTACGGCTGGGCCTCCGCCCGGCTCGACGATCTGGCGGGCCGGCCGGGCGCCCGGCTCACCGCCGTACTGGCGGTGCTCGCGGGCGGGGACCCGCGCGGCGCGGTACGGGCCTGGCGGTCGGACGCGGGCCGCCACCCGAGCCCCAACGCGGGCCCGGTGGAGGCGTCGTTCGCGGGCGCGCTGGGCGTACGGCTCGGCGGCACCCTCGCGTACGCCGGCCGGGTCGAGCACCGGGCGGTGCTCAACGGCGGCGGCCGGCCGGTGGCCGTCGGCGACATCGAACGCGCGGTGCGGCTGTCGCGCCGGGTGTCCCTGCTGGCGCTCGCGACAGCTCTCGTGGTGAGGAAGGTACGCGGATGA
- a CDS encoding cobyrinate a,c-diamide synthase — protein sequence MVARLVIAAPSSGSGKTTVATGLMAAFAGRGLAVSPHKVGPDYIDPGYHALATGRPGRNLDAYLCGTELIGPLFAHGAAGADLAVVEGVMGLYDGAAGQGELASTAQIAKVLRAPVVLVVDASSQSRSVAALVHGFASWDPRVRIGGVILNKVGSDRHEALLREALDESGVPVLGVLRRTGQAQTPSRHLGLVPVAERRPDAVGAVAAMAEQVRAGCDLEAVLALARSAPPLDAGAWDPHEALASGSGSGAADPARASGGGAARPGTAAGGGAARRGRPVVAVAGGAAFSFSYTEHTELLTAAGADVVGFDPLHDERLPEGTGALVIGGGFPEVYGPELSANAPLRGAVAELAASGAPVAAECAGLLYLSRSLDGHPMCGVLDAEARMSERLTLGYRDAVAVSDSSLAQAGTRLRAHEFHRTVLEPGAGATPAWGVHQPERRVEGFVQQGVHASYLHTHWAAQPAVARRFVDRCAG from the coding sequence GTGGTAGCCAGACTCGTCATCGCCGCGCCGTCCTCGGGCAGCGGCAAGACCACGGTCGCCACCGGGCTGATGGCCGCGTTCGCCGGGCGCGGCCTCGCCGTGTCGCCGCACAAGGTGGGACCCGACTACATCGACCCCGGGTACCACGCGCTGGCGACCGGCCGCCCCGGGCGCAATCTCGACGCGTACCTCTGCGGTACGGAGCTGATCGGGCCGCTCTTCGCGCACGGTGCGGCCGGCGCGGATCTGGCGGTCGTCGAGGGCGTGATGGGTCTGTACGACGGGGCGGCCGGGCAGGGCGAGCTGGCGTCCACCGCGCAGATCGCGAAGGTGCTGCGGGCTCCGGTGGTGCTGGTGGTCGACGCGTCGTCGCAGTCCCGGTCGGTGGCCGCGCTGGTGCACGGGTTCGCGTCCTGGGACCCCCGGGTGCGGATCGGCGGGGTGATCCTCAACAAGGTGGGCTCCGACCGGCACGAGGCGCTGCTCCGGGAGGCGCTGGACGAGTCGGGGGTGCCGGTGCTCGGAGTGCTCCGGCGTACCGGGCAGGCGCAGACCCCGTCCCGGCATCTGGGGCTTGTGCCGGTGGCGGAGCGGCGGCCCGACGCGGTGGGCGCCGTCGCGGCGATGGCGGAACAGGTGCGGGCCGGGTGCGATCTGGAGGCGGTGCTGGCACTGGCGCGGAGCGCGCCGCCGCTGGACGCAGGGGCATGGGACCCGCACGAGGCCCTTGCGTCTGGCTCCGGCAGCGGGGCGGCCGATCCTGCTAGGGCCTCCGGCGGCGGGGCGGCGCGTCCTGGCACGGCAGCCGGCGGCGGGGCTGCCCGCCGTGGGCGCCCGGTCGTCGCCGTCGCGGGCGGTGCCGCGTTCTCCTTCTCGTACACCGAGCACACCGAGCTGCTCACCGCGGCGGGCGCCGATGTCGTCGGCTTCGACCCGCTCCACGACGAGCGGCTCCCCGAGGGCACCGGGGCGCTCGTCATAGGCGGCGGCTTCCCCGAGGTGTACGGGCCCGAGCTGTCCGCCAACGCGCCGCTGCGCGGGGCCGTGGCGGAGCTGGCGGCGTCCGGCGCACCGGTCGCCGCCGAGTGCGCCGGACTGCTGTATCTGTCGCGCTCGCTCGACGGGCATCCGATGTGCGGGGTGCTGGACGCGGAGGCCCGGATGTCGGAGCGGCTGACGCTCGGCTACCGGGACGCGGTGGCCGTGTCGGACAGCTCGCTGGCGCAGGCCGGGACCCGGCTGCGCGCCCACGAGTTCCACCGCACGGTCCTTGAGCCCGGTGCGGGCGCCACCCCCGCGTGGGGTGTGCACCAGCCGGAGCGCCGGGTCGAGGGCTTCGTCCAGCAGGGCGTGCACGCGAGCTATCTGCACACGCACTGGGCCGCGCAGCCCGCGGTCGCCCGCAGATTCGTGGACCGGTGCGCGGGATGA